The Candidatus Acidulodesulfobacterium acidiphilum genome includes a window with the following:
- a CDS encoding sigma-54-dependent Fis family transcriptional regulator, whose protein sequence is MTEKIGKNRKLKLLLVDDEKNLLRVVSLNLAKRGFSVDAAVSAEEALKFLSYDCHDCYDVIICDLRLGGMSGIELLSKIKEDDKKRNKNTVFIVITAFGTIKQAVEAIKLGADDFISKPVDINSLVETIDLAMRRKNYQKINNFEIQNDPGLNENNIFKDFIFKSSAMNEILNEVKITSKSPSNVLITGETGTGKEVLAKVIHIFSDRSGEFIPINLSAIPEGLMESELFGFERGAFTGAVSGKKGKFETANGGTLFLDEIADMPLSMQVKLLRVIQDKEFSRIGSNDGIKLNAKIISATNIPLENAVIEKKFREDLFYRINVLHFKIPPLRERKEDIIPLANFFVKKYCAINKKNIGGINDSAINLLKNYTFPGNIRELENIIERAVVVCTSDSIMPVHLPKTLTAETERDAKTKTEAERFQDIDSDSENLDNEININLDGLEMELIKNALEKNNHNQTKTAASLGITRKRLITKIKKYNLFSDK, encoded by the coding sequence ATGACTGAAAAGATTGGCAAAAACAGAAAATTAAAATTGCTTTTAGTGGACGACGAGAAAAATCTTTTGAGGGTAGTAAGCCTAAATCTTGCAAAACGTGGGTTTTCTGTCGATGCGGCTGTAAGCGCGGAAGAAGCGCTAAAATTTTTAAGTTACGACTGTCACGACTGCTACGACGTTATAATTTGCGACCTCCGCTTGGGCGGCATGAGCGGAATAGAATTATTGTCTAAAATTAAAGAAGATGATAAAAAAAGAAATAAAAATACCGTATTTATAGTTATAACGGCATTTGGAACGATTAAACAGGCAGTTGAAGCCATAAAACTGGGAGCGGACGATTTTATATCGAAACCGGTCGATATAAACAGTCTTGTAGAGACCATAGATTTAGCCATGCGTAGGAAGAATTATCAAAAAATAAATAATTTTGAAATTCAAAACGACCCTGGTTTAAATGAGAATAATATCTTTAAAGATTTTATTTTTAAAAGCTCCGCAATGAATGAAATTTTAAACGAGGTCAAAATTACCTCTAAATCGCCGTCTAACGTTCTTATAACGGGAGAAACCGGAACAGGGAAAGAGGTATTGGCTAAGGTTATCCACATATTTTCGGACAGAAGCGGAGAATTTATTCCGATAAATTTAAGCGCAATTCCCGAAGGGCTTATGGAAAGCGAGCTTTTTGGTTTTGAAAGAGGAGCGTTTACCGGCGCCGTTTCCGGCAAAAAAGGAAAATTTGAAACTGCGAACGGCGGAACACTATTTTTGGATGAAATTGCGGATATGCCTCTGTCGATGCAGGTAAAGCTCCTAAGAGTGATTCAGGATAAAGAATTCTCAAGAATAGGTTCAAACGACGGAATAAAACTTAACGCAAAAATAATATCCGCTACGAATATACCTCTTGAGAATGCCGTTATCGAAAAGAAGTTCAGAGAGGACCTTTTTTACAGGATTAACGTACTGCATTTTAAAATTCCGCCCTTAAGGGAGAGAAAGGAAGATATTATTCCGCTTGCAAATTTTTTTGTTAAAAAGTATTGCGCTATAAATAAAAAAAATATCGGCGGTATAAACGATTCCGCTATAAATCTTTTAAAAAATTATACATTTCCAGGAAACATAAGAGAGCTTGAAAACATAATCGAAAGAGCCGTCGTAGTTTGCACGTCTGATTCTATAATGCCGGTTCATCTGCCAAAAACATTGACCGCAGAAACTGAGCGCGACGCAAAAACAAAAACCGAAGCCGAAAGATTTCAAGATATCGATTCCGACTCTGAAAATCTTGATAACGAAATCAATATAAATCTTGACGGGCTTGAAATGGAACTGATAAAGAACGCTCTCGAAAAAAACAATCATAATCAGACTAAAACAGCCGCATCGCTCGGAATTACCAGAAAAAGGCTCATCACTAAAATAAAAAAATACAATCTATTTTCCGATAAATAA
- a CDS encoding HAMP domain-containing protein, with translation MKILAHAVKNLSIKWKILIGAFAVFFFTIFISDGVFLYTIYKTLSYRNYVNDERLADSLIPELAYSLHYNKSSGAEYIKKNLLYDIKNYKIIKGIGLYNDKGKLTEKCGSLYGNYGKTIPPNEKNNKNRGNHSGLINIIKNMEVQFTLMGTNFYGYKGYRKSSMQYPVLIKKIEYGGRQLGFASIEFNLKKEIKSTDNRVFWVGIRFMSIALFFVTAGLIIFYYISSIIINPLSDIKENIKKIKEGDYDINFDKRFNDEIGDVMDALSSMAFSIKKYISEVESINKEKNELNCMAVMGELSANIAHEVKNAIYVISSANEYISQETKNKIVLEFTGIINKEVKRLNKMSVEFLSFAKQRNPVYAAVDINKLLEDSIRILKFEAANSKIKLIQKNIDYSLPSVQADAEMLKQVILNLIINAIDKKYRTDKKLIEIKAFSKDNSVNIEIADNGVTISAENIKKIFNPFFTTKNSGSGLGLPISLRIIKLHGGSIKVFSEEGKTVFIIIIPLGGYGRNTMTNLNN, from the coding sequence ATGAAGATTCTTGCTCATGCGGTAAAAAATTTAAGCATTAAATGGAAAATTTTAATAGGGGCTTTTGCGGTTTTTTTCTTTACGATTTTTATCAGCGACGGCGTATTTCTTTATACCATTTATAAAACGCTGTCTTATCGAAACTACGTAAACGACGAAAGGCTGGCGGACAGTTTAATTCCTGAGTTAGCTTATTCTTTGCATTATAATAAATCTTCAGGCGCCGAATATATTAAAAAAAACTTATTATACGATATAAAAAATTACAAAATCATAAAAGGAATAGGATTGTATAACGATAAAGGAAAATTAACCGAAAAATGCGGCTCATTGTACGGCAATTACGGTAAAACGATACCGCCAAATGAGAAAAATAATAAAAATAGAGGCAATCATTCTGGATTAATTAATATTATCAAGAATATGGAAGTTCAATTTACCCTTATGGGAACTAACTTTTACGGCTATAAAGGATACAGGAAGTCGTCCATGCAATATCCCGTGCTGATTAAAAAAATAGAATACGGCGGCAGGCAATTAGGATTCGCATCTATAGAGTTTAATTTAAAAAAAGAAATTAAATCTACCGATAACCGCGTCTTTTGGGTAGGAATAAGGTTTATGTCGATTGCTTTGTTTTTTGTAACCGCGGGATTGATAATTTTTTATTATATATCGTCCATAATAATCAATCCGCTGAGCGATATCAAAGAAAACATAAAAAAAATAAAAGAAGGCGATTACGATATAAATTTCGATAAGCGTTTTAACGATGAAATAGGCGACGTTATGGACGCTCTATCCTCTATGGCTTTTTCTATAAAAAAATATATTTCGGAGGTAGAGTCTATAAACAAAGAAAAGAACGAGCTTAACTGCATGGCGGTAATGGGCGAATTATCGGCAAATATTGCTCATGAAGTTAAAAACGCTATTTATGTCATATCTTCGGCAAACGAATATATATCGCAGGAAACAAAAAATAAAATAGTATTGGAGTTTACAGGTATAATAAACAAAGAGGTTAAGCGGTTAAATAAAATGTCGGTCGAGTTTTTAAGTTTTGCTAAACAGAGGAATCCGGTTTATGCCGCGGTAGATATAAATAAGCTTCTTGAAGATTCAATAAGAATACTTAAATTCGAAGCGGCAAATTCCAAAATAAAACTGATTCAAAAAAATATCGATTATAGTCTTCCGTCGGTTCAAGCCGATGCCGAAATGCTTAAACAGGTTATTTTAAATTTGATTATTAATGCAATAGATAAAAAATATAGAACCGATAAAAAATTAATAGAAATAAAGGCGTTTTCAAAGGACAACAGCGTAAATATAGAAATTGCCGATAACGGAGTGACTATAAGCGCCGAAAATATAAAGAAAATATTTAATCCGTTTTTTACTACTAAAAATTCAGGTTCGGGACTCGGTCTTCCGATATCCTTAAGAATAATTAAATTGCACGGCGGAAGCATAAAAGTTTTTAGCGAAGAAGGTAAAACCGTTTTTATTATTATTATACCGTTAGGCGGTTACGGAAGAAATACGATGACTAATTTGAACAATTAA
- a CDS encoding DUF3311 domain-containing protein — MKNAYLLAGILIIIPIAVLAAVPLYNRVEPAFLGMPFFYWFQTLWLVLAAILYSAASKLISKEKGGGDL, encoded by the coding sequence ATGAAGAATGCTTATCTATTGGCGGGAATACTGATTATTATTCCTATAGCAGTTCTTGCCGCAGTTCCTTTGTATAACAGAGTAGAGCCGGCGTTTCTTGGAATGCCGTTTTTCTACTGGTTTCAAACCTTATGGCTCGTTTTAGCGGCAATATTATACTCTGCCGCATCGAAATTAATTTCCAAAGAAAAAGGGGGCGGCGACCTATGA
- a CDS encoding sodium:solute symporter — MISSNTVITLLVFAALFLVFVIIGFKAANWRKGDMNILHEWALSGNKIGTFLMWFLVGADIYTAYTFIAVPSGVFAKGSIFFFAVPYVMATFGIAMVVMPSLWKVSKDKGYVTAVDFVKDKFNSKTLAILIALTGIVAELPYIALQIVGMKAVLQVMLLPFGDVKTISETALVVSFVILAVFTYWSGIRGAVLTAVMKDVIILITVIVIIIFVPLAYGGFSHAFAAAGHIGAGKKPPVDYATLPPVLVNAYISLFILSALALYLYPHAINGVLSAKSAKSVRLSTALLPIYGIGLAFLALFGILVYAVPAALKTVGGNGTLVVPALIQSTMPSWFTGFAFLGIFIGGLVPAAIMAISQANLLTRNIIKEFKPDLSGETETKIAKWSSVIFKFLALGFVFLVPETYSIQLQLLGGILIVQTLPPIFIGLYTKWLDKNALIAGWLVGTVSGIYFVLRANAGHPIVTTFMKTPYGLLYVALVALILNLVVTILWSIIAGAFKKPAIS; from the coding sequence ATGATAAGCTCAAACACCGTTATTACATTGTTAGTTTTTGCCGCTTTGTTTCTGGTTTTTGTTATTATAGGTTTTAAAGCCGCAAACTGGAGAAAGGGGGACATGAATATTCTGCATGAATGGGCGCTGTCCGGCAATAAGATAGGCACGTTCCTGATGTGGTTTTTAGTCGGGGCAGACATATACACTGCTTATACTTTTATAGCCGTGCCGTCGGGCGTATTTGCCAAAGGAAGCATTTTTTTCTTTGCGGTTCCGTATGTTATGGCTACATTCGGTATAGCCATGGTGGTAATGCCGAGTTTGTGGAAAGTTTCTAAAGACAAAGGCTACGTTACCGCCGTAGATTTCGTAAAAGACAAGTTCAACAGCAAGACGCTTGCCATACTGATTGCCCTTACGGGGATAGTCGCCGAACTGCCTTATATAGCGCTTCAGATAGTCGGGATGAAAGCAGTTCTTCAGGTGATGCTTCTGCCTTTCGGCGACGTTAAGACTATAAGCGAAACGGCGCTGGTCGTATCTTTTGTAATTCTTGCGGTATTTACCTACTGGAGCGGAATCAGGGGTGCGGTTCTGACCGCCGTTATGAAAGACGTAATAATTTTAATAACGGTCATAGTTATTATTATTTTCGTTCCTCTTGCATACGGCGGTTTTTCTCACGCCTTTGCGGCCGCCGGACATATAGGGGCGGGGAAAAAGCCTCCCGTGGATTACGCGACTCTGCCGCCGGTGCTGGTAAACGCATATATAAGCCTTTTTATATTGAGCGCCCTTGCCCTTTATCTTTATCCTCACGCTATTAACGGCGTGCTGAGCGCCAAAAGCGCCAAAAGCGTCAGGCTGAGTACGGCGCTTTTGCCTATATACGGCATAGGGCTGGCTTTCCTTGCTTTATTCGGCATACTTGTATATGCCGTGCCGGCTGCGCTTAAAACGGTAGGAGGAAACGGAACGCTCGTCGTTCCGGCTTTAATTCAATCTACGATGCCTTCGTGGTTTACGGGTTTTGCTTTTTTGGGGATATTTATCGGGGGATTGGTTCCGGCGGCAATTATGGCTATATCCCAGGCTAATCTTTTGACAAGAAATATTATAAAAGAATTTAAACCCGACCTAAGCGGCGAAACGGAAACTAAAATAGCTAAATGGTCGTCGGTAATTTTTAAATTTCTTGCCTTAGGTTTTGTTTTTTTGGTTCCCGAAACATATTCGATACAGCTTCAGCTTCTCGGAGGAATACTTATAGTGCAGACCCTTCCCCCGATATTTATAGGTTTATACACTAAATGGTTAGATAAAAACGCTTTGATAGCAGGCTGGCTTGTAGGAACGGTATCGGGCATATATTTCGTACTGCGGGCTAACGCCGGTCATCCGATAGTTACGACCTTTATGAAAACGCCTTACGGATTACTGTATGTTGCACTCGTAGCGCTTATTTTGAATCTTGTCGTTACGATTCTTTGGTCTATAATAGCGGGTGCTTTTAAAAAACCGGCTATTAGCTGA
- a CDS encoding DUF2283 domain-containing protein → MKLIVDKESDALYFRLDESSIIESEEVEPGIILDFNSDGKVVGIEMLSLSARIKPEQLKVLQYETA, encoded by the coding sequence ATGAAATTAATTGTTGATAAAGAAAGCGACGCTCTTTATTTTAGATTAGATGAATCGTCTATAATAGAATCGGAAGAGGTTGAGCCTGGTATTATATTGGATTTTAATTCCGACGGTAAAGTAGTCGGAATAGAGATGCTTAGTTTAAGCGCAAGGATAAAGCCTGAACAGTTAAAAGTATTGCAGTATGAAACTGCATAA
- a CDS encoding DUF4258 domain-containing protein, protein MFLNDYEFTAHAIDVIRERKISESWISDALNNPDWNTVEEDGNLHYFKNIAENNGRVLHVVVNHNAYPKRIVTVYFDRKYKTIKRVKSEE, encoded by the coding sequence ATGTTTTTGAATGACTATGAATTTACAGCACATGCTATCGATGTTATCAGAGAGCGTAAAATTTCGGAAAGTTGGATTTCTGACGCTTTAAATAACCCCGATTGGAATACCGTTGAAGAAGATGGAAACTTGCACTATTTTAAAAATATTGCAGAAAATAACGGAAGAGTATTGCATGTAGTAGTTAATCATAATGCATACCCAAAAAGAATAGTGACTGTTTATTTTGACAGAAAATATAAGACGATTAAGCGAGTTAAAAGCGAGGAATAA
- a CDS encoding UDP-3-O-acyl-N-acetylglucosamine deacetylase: protein MENYAILKEEKSEIQSTVSNILYFKGIGLHTGKESQIIIKPAKADSGITFVRKDLNPNVIIKAKADNVCSTMLRTSIGLKKEGSGKEAAGCISTVEHLMSALWGAGIDNALIEVYGCEIPAMDGSARVFYESFYESGIKELNAKRKYIEILKPISIESEDKTCASIALYPSDDFEISYDMDFNHPLVQSGSFDMKIDGFNFYGEISKARTFGFLKDVEYLKKSGLALGGSLDNALVLDETSVLNKDGLRYKDEFIRHKVLDLIGDLYLAGYRIKGRVLAKKTGHDMNSKIVKKIGECLITPNAQLGKKEEANFIAVGKTVATLFA from the coding sequence ATGGAAAATTACGCGATATTAAAAGAAGAAAAGAGCGAAATACAGAGCACCGTATCTAATATCCTTTATTTTAAAGGAATAGGTCTGCATACAGGCAAAGAGTCGCAGATAATAATAAAACCTGCGAAAGCCGATTCCGGCATTACTTTCGTCAGGAAAGACTTAAATCCGAACGTAATAATAAAAGCAAAAGCAGACAATGTTTGTTCTACTATGCTGAGAACGAGCATAGGGCTTAAAAAAGAAGGCAGCGGCAAAGAAGCCGCAGGATGTATTTCGACTGTGGAACACCTTATGTCGGCTCTGTGGGGAGCAGGAATAGACAACGCTTTAATAGAAGTTTACGGATGCGAAATTCCTGCTATGGACGGAAGCGCAAGGGTATTTTACGAATCTTTTTACGAAAGCGGCATAAAAGAGCTTAACGCAAAAAGAAAATATATAGAAATACTTAAACCGATAAGCATAGAAAGCGAAGATAAAACCTGTGCGTCTATTGCGCTGTATCCGTCGGACGATTTCGAAATATCCTACGATATGGATTTTAACCATCCGCTTGTGCAGTCCGGCTCGTTCGATATGAAAATAGACGGATTTAATTTTTACGGCGAAATTTCAAAAGCAAGGACTTTCGGTTTTTTAAAAGACGTAGAATATTTAAAAAAGAGCGGTTTAGCGTTAGGAGGCAGTCTCGACAATGCGCTCGTTTTGGACGAAACGTCGGTTCTAAATAAAGACGGCTTAAGATATAAAGACGAGTTCATAAGGCATAAAGTCTTGGACCTTATCGGCGATTTATACCTTGCCGGCTATCGAATCAAAGGCAGGGTGCTTGCAAAAAAAACCGGACACGATATGAATTCAAAAATAGTGAAAAAAATAGGAGAGTGTTTAATAACCCCGAATGCCCAGCTTGGAAAAAAAGAAGAGGCTAATTTTATTGCCGTAGGAAAAACCGTCGCAACCCTTTTTGCATAA
- the ruvB gene encoding Holliday junction branch migration DNA helicase RuvB: MTSFKKEFKKETDTLLDGKPETASSYVSPEKKESVDFDNPVRPLSFDEYIGQKKLKENLLIFINASKKRAEKIGHYDLDHLLFFGPPGLGKTTLAGIIAKELGVNIKITSGPSIEKAGDVAALLSAVSNGDIIFIDEIHRLPKPAAEMLYPAMEDFKLDIIIGEGATAKSIRINLPRFTLVGATTRAGLIPSPLRDRFGFSARLEYYDIDELSVIVTRSAKLYGIGIESEAAMEIARRSRGTPRIANRLLRRLRDYMTHLKKDRITLEVAKFGIESLGIDELGLDANDILFLKTVIEKFGGGPVGIETIAQAMNDEKDTLEDAVEPYLVSCGFIQRSKKGRIATELAYKHFGLSRDAEDSLF; encoded by the coding sequence ATGACTTCTTTTAAAAAAGAGTTTAAAAAAGAAACCGATACTTTATTAGACGGCAAGCCGGAAACCGCCTCTTCTTACGTATCGCCTGAAAAAAAAGAATCGGTCGATTTCGACAATCCCGTAAGACCCCTGTCTTTCGACGAATATATAGGACAGAAAAAACTTAAAGAAAACCTTCTGATTTTCATTAACGCATCAAAAAAAAGAGCGGAAAAAATCGGACATTACGACCTCGACCATCTGCTGTTTTTCGGTCCCCCCGGTCTCGGCAAAACGACCCTTGCCGGCATTATAGCAAAAGAACTCGGCGTCAATATTAAAATCACCTCAGGGCCGTCCATAGAAAAAGCCGGCGACGTAGCGGCTCTTTTGTCCGCCGTTTCTAACGGCGACATAATTTTTATCGACGAAATACACCGCCTTCCTAAACCGGCCGCCGAAATGCTTTATCCGGCGATGGAAGATTTTAAGCTCGACATTATTATAGGCGAGGGAGCGACCGCCAAGTCTATAAGAATAAATCTGCCGAGGTTTACGTTAGTCGGGGCTACTACGCGGGCAGGCCTCATACCGTCTCCCTTGAGAGACAGGTTCGGCTTTTCGGCGCGCTTGGAATATTACGATATCGACGAACTTTCCGTCATAGTAACCAGAAGCGCAAAACTATACGGAATCGGAATAGAAAGCGAAGCCGCAATGGAAATAGCCCGCCGTTCGAGAGGAACTCCGCGTATAGCCAACAGGCTTTTAAGGCGCCTGAGGGACTATATGACGCACCTTAAAAAAGACCGCATAACTCTCGAAGTCGCAAAATTCGGCATAGAAAGCCTCGGAATAGACGAACTCGGTTTGGACGCAAACGATATACTTTTCTTAAAAACCGTAATCGAAAAATTCGGCGGCGGTCCCGTCGGCATAGAAACCATTGCTCAGGCTATGAACGACGAAAAGGACACTCTCGAAGATGCCGTCGAGCCGTATTTAGTCTCATGCGGTTTTATCCAGCGCTCCAAAAAAGGCAGAATAGCCACCGAACTTGCGTACAAACACTTCGGTCTTTCAAGAGACGCGGAAGATTCGCTGTTTTGA
- the ruvA gene encoding Holliday junction branch migration protein RuvA has product MIAYLHGNVIYRDPERSLIILEVNGVGYEVYVPMLNFNGASFYGANESGGKRLSLFIYTYVREDRITLYGFNGTLERDVFSLLLDVKDVGPKLAVTILSNINASSLINILTTQDISALCSIKGIGQSKAERIIMELKNKILKKTSLYNDINANELHVNAPENSNYAPTADINANESKSKNGSKTEKSEDENKNAGDKTSKGKTAETKEKQPSDIIMESALALEALGYSRLDSFNIAGKVFGINKTEGVIFAETEDLMRECLKYIYSQKKL; this is encoded by the coding sequence ATGATAGCTTATCTTCACGGAAACGTCATATACAGGGACCCTGAAAGGTCGCTGATTATACTGGAAGTAAACGGCGTAGGCTACGAAGTTTACGTTCCGATGCTTAATTTTAACGGAGCATCTTTTTACGGAGCAAACGAAAGCGGCGGAAAACGGCTCAGCCTGTTTATTTACACTTATGTCAGGGAAGACAGGATAACCCTTTACGGTTTTAACGGAACATTAGAAAGAGACGTATTTTCGCTTCTCTTGGACGTTAAAGACGTCGGACCAAAACTTGCCGTTACTATACTCTCAAATATAAATGCATCCAGCCTTATAAATATTCTTACTACGCAGGATATATCGGCTCTTTGTTCCATAAAAGGCATAGGGCAGTCTAAAGCCGAAAGAATTATAATGGAACTCAAAAATAAAATCCTTAAAAAGACGTCTCTCTATAACGATATAAATGCAAACGAACTGCATGTGAACGCACCGGAAAACTCAAATTATGCTCCGACCGCTGATATTAACGCAAATGAAAGCAAAAGCAAAAACGGAAGCAAAACCGAAAAAAGCGAAGATGAAAATAAAAATGCCGGCGATAAAACGTCAAAAGGAAAAACGGCTGAAACAAAAGAAAAACAGCCGTCCGATATAATAATGGAGTCTGCCCTTGCGCTTGAAGCGCTCGGTTATTCAAGACTCGATTCATTCAATATCGCCGGTAAAGTCTTCGGCATTAATAAAACCGAAGGCGTAATTTTTGCAGAAACCGAAGATTTAATGCGGGAGTGTTTGAAATATATTTATTCTCAAAAAAAATTATAA
- the ruvC gene encoding crossover junction endodeoxyribonuclease RuvC, which produces MGYRILGVDPGSRFTGWAVLDLPSFGRPFELSSCGLIDVRNKTFPYNLSKLYSELKEIAVEYSPDIMSLESVFSGINPSSLIKLSQARGIICMLSSDLDIKLREYPPRFVKKSIAGSGSADKNRMKEALKVICSSSGAYGVSEFLSGKINDNISDALAIAICCATDMNNFINA; this is translated from the coding sequence ATGGGCTATCGAATTTTAGGAGTTGACCCGGGGTCAAGATTTACTGGATGGGCTGTCTTAGATCTTCCGTCTTTCGGCAGACCCTTTGAATTATCGTCCTGCGGTTTAATAGACGTCAGAAATAAAACATTTCCCTATAATTTATCGAAATTGTACTCTGAACTTAAAGAAATAGCCGTCGAATATTCTCCCGATATAATGTCCTTAGAATCCGTATTTTCAGGCATAAATCCGTCTTCGTTAATAAAGCTTTCTCAGGCTCGCGGCATCATATGCATGCTCTCTTCGGATTTGGATATAAAGCTCAGGGAATATCCGCCGAGGTTTGTTAAAAAAAGTATCGCCGGCAGCGGAAGCGCAGATAAAAACCGAATGAAAGAAGCTCTTAAAGTCATATGCTCTTCTTCCGGCGCTTACGGGGTATCGGAATTTTTAAGCGGCAAAATTAACGATAATATATCGGACGCGCTGGCAATAGCAATATGCTGCGCGACGGATATGAATAATTTTATAAACGCTTAA
- a CDS encoding YebC/PmpR family DNA-binding transcriptional regulator, producing MSGHSKWSTIKRKKGALDAKRGRIFTNIIREIITSTRIGGKDISSNPRLRLAVDEAKANNMPKENIERAIKKGAGELEGEAYEEIIYEGYGPAGVALLIETLTDNRNRTVSEVRHALSRHGGSLGESGCVMWMFNKKGVIGFDAASNTEDSIMEIALEAGAEDVKTEEDEILVYCDVKDFENLKSAFEAKEVKEKFSEISYIPQTNIELKGKEADQMLKLMDALEEIEGIQNVYANFDIQEQLS from the coding sequence ATGTCTGGTCATAGCAAGTGGAGCACCATTAAAAGAAAAAAAGGGGCGTTAGACGCAAAGAGAGGCAGGATTTTCACGAATATAATAAGGGAAATAATCACCAGCACGAGAATAGGCGGAAAAGATATTTCTTCTAATCCGCGCCTAAGGCTTGCCGTAGACGAAGCGAAAGCAAACAATATGCCTAAAGAAAACATCGAAAGGGCAATTAAAAAAGGCGCAGGCGAGCTTGAGGGAGAAGCCTACGAAGAGATAATATACGAAGGATACGGACCTGCCGGCGTAGCTCTTCTTATAGAAACGCTGACCGACAACAGAAACAGGACGGTATCGGAAGTCCGGCACGCTCTTTCGAGACACGGCGGAAGTTTGGGCGAATCCGGATGCGTCATGTGGATGTTTAATAAAAAAGGCGTAATAGGCTTCGACGCGGCTTCCAATACTGAAGACTCTATTATGGAAATAGCTTTGGAAGCAGGAGCGGAAGACGTAAAAACGGAAGAAGACGAAATTTTAGTTTATTGCGACGTTAAAGATTTTGAAAACCTCAAATCTGCATTTGAAGCAAAAGAAGTAAAAGAAAAATTTTCGGAAATTTCATATATTCCGCAGACGAATATAGAACTTAAAGGCAAGGAAGCTGACCAGATGCTTAAACTTATGGATGCGCTCGAAGAAATAGAAGGCATTCAGAACGTTTACGCAAATTTCGACATACAGGAACAGTTATCTTAA
- a CDS encoding DUF1640 domain-containing protein, which yields METFIFDTLSYAEKLTNAGMPEKQARVIAEAQADIMSKSLLDSVATKADLKEMETRIDVKMNQLEIRLIKWFAGLFIIQIGVTVGIVLTVIKFLH from the coding sequence ATGGAAACTTTTATTTTTGATACTTTATCATATGCCGAAAAATTGACTAATGCCGGTATGCCTGAAAAACAAGCAAGAGTTATTGCTGAGGCTCAGGCTGATATTATGTCGAAAAGCTTATTAGATTCCGTGGCTACAAAAGCAGATTTAAAAGAGATGGAAACAAGAATAGATGTTAAGATGAATCAACTGGAAATCAGGCTTATTAAGTGGTTTGCCGGATTATTCATTATACAGATTGGCGTTACGGTAGGCATTGTTTTGACCGTAATAAAATTTTTGCATTAG
- a CDS encoding HU family DNA-binding protein: MTKAELVDAIAKSSKLTKADSEKALTAAINAVITALKKGDAVRLVGFGTFEVTKRAARKGRNPQTGKEIQIKASKSPKFKAGKSFKEAVNTGK; this comes from the coding sequence ATGACAAAAGCAGAATTAGTAGATGCAATCGCAAAATCGTCAAAGCTTACTAAAGCCGACAGCGAAAAAGCCCTTACGGCGGCAATCAATGCGGTAATCACCGCTTTAAAAAAAGGCGATGCGGTAAGACTCGTTGGTTTTGGAACTTTTGAAGTAACGAAAAGGGCGGCAAGAAAAGGAAGGAATCCTCAGACCGGAAAAGAAATTCAGATTAAAGCATCTAAGTCTCCTAAATTTAAAGCGGGTAAATCTTTCAAGGAAGCTGTCAATACCGGAAAATAA